In the Oceanithermus desulfurans genome, one interval contains:
- a CDS encoding phosphate-starvation-inducible PsiE family protein — protein MERFPTSLLERIEASIYLAAGYILSLAAAALLGFAVWEAIGLFSSQNLAGAIVRLLDRVLLALMIAEIIYTVARFSREGHLEAEPFLVVGVIAAVRRMLVITAESTVDMSLESAHFLAVLAELGLLSLAIVCFAFAIFLIRRR, from the coding sequence GCGTTTCCCCACCAGCCTGCTCGAGCGCATCGAGGCGTCGATCTACCTGGCCGCGGGCTACATCCTTTCCCTCGCCGCCGCGGCGCTCCTGGGCTTCGCGGTCTGGGAGGCGATCGGGCTGTTCTCGAGCCAGAACCTGGCCGGCGCCATCGTGCGGCTGCTGGACCGGGTGCTGCTGGCGCTGATGATCGCCGAGATCATCTACACCGTCGCCCGTTTCTCGCGCGAAGGCCACCTCGAGGCGGAGCCCTTCCTGGTCGTGGGCGTGATCGCCGCGGTGCGGCGCATGCTCGTCATCACCGCCGAGAGCACCGTGGACATGAGCCTCGAGAGCGCCCACTTCCTCGCGGTGCTGGCCGAGCTGGGGCTGCTGTCGCTGGCCATCGTCTGCTTCGCGTTCGCCATCTTCCTAATTCGGCGGCGGTAG